One Bradyrhizobium manausense DNA segment encodes these proteins:
- a CDS encoding Bug family tripartite tricarboxylate transporter substrate binding protein, which translates to MDRRKFMAGCLGLPLLAQAGEAQAQAGLTKIIFPFAAGAGGDTLCRLVAQEIAPMLQRTVVVENRTGGDGLIGIKSVKGANPDGSMVLVTTGPTMYLLPMVETTPSFDTAKDFMPVSLLARYEFALVVGPAMDVADFKGFVAWLKAHPDKTSFGVPSNGTIPHFTGSKLEKDLGIPLTRVPYRGSAPILNDLIGGHISFGITTLADALPQHRAKSVKIIGVSSAERSPFAPDVPTLKEDGIDLVADAWYGMWLPAGSPPEFASKLGAAASAALAKPAVKERLTAIGLIPVGSSADGLSKELAANTAFWQPIVKATGYKIEN; encoded by the coding sequence ATGGATCGCCGCAAATTCATGGCCGGATGTCTGGGTCTGCCGCTGCTGGCGCAAGCGGGTGAGGCGCAAGCTCAGGCCGGGTTGACGAAGATCATCTTTCCATTCGCGGCAGGGGCGGGAGGCGACACGCTGTGCCGCCTGGTTGCGCAGGAAATCGCCCCGATGCTGCAACGGACCGTCGTGGTCGAGAACCGCACCGGCGGCGACGGCCTGATCGGCATCAAATCGGTGAAGGGTGCGAATCCTGACGGCAGCATGGTGCTGGTGACGACGGGGCCCACCATGTACCTGCTGCCGATGGTGGAGACGACGCCGAGCTTCGACACAGCGAAGGATTTCATGCCGGTGTCGCTGCTGGCGCGGTACGAGTTTGCGCTTGTGGTGGGTCCGGCCATGGACGTCGCCGACTTCAAGGGGTTCGTCGCGTGGCTGAAGGCGCACCCCGACAAGACCTCGTTCGGCGTGCCGAGCAACGGCACCATTCCGCATTTCACCGGCTCGAAGCTGGAGAAGGATCTCGGCATTCCCTTGACCCGCGTGCCCTATCGCGGCAGCGCGCCGATCCTCAACGATCTCATCGGCGGGCATATCTCGTTCGGTATCACGACATTGGCGGATGCGCTGCCACAGCATCGCGCCAAGAGCGTGAAGATCATCGGGGTCTCGAGCGCGGAACGCTCGCCGTTCGCGCCTGACGTTCCGACGCTGAAGGAGGACGGAATCGATCTCGTTGCGGATGCCTGGTACGGCATGTGGCTTCCCGCCGGCAGTCCGCCGGAGTTTGCCAGCAAGCTCGGCGCAGCGGCAAGTGCCGCGCTGGCCAAGCCCGCAGTGAAGGAGAGGCTCACCGCGATCGGCCTGATCCCGGTCGGCAGCAGCGCGGACGGGCTGTCGAAGGAGCTCGCCGCGAACACGGCCTTCTGGCAGCCGATCGTGAAGGCGACGGGGTACAAGATCGAGAATTGA